One genomic region from Rosa rugosa chromosome 1, drRosRugo1.1, whole genome shotgun sequence encodes:
- the LOC133730285 gene encoding uncharacterized protein LOC133730285 produces MKKCKLDVGVQTITAKRKTKRLKEGHYIDQYNNLVAYRKELLRSNPGLTVEIKTCMDGDIRRFQRMYICFAACKNGWMNGCRPIIGLDGCHIKGHHPGPLLAAVHIHANNGMFPIAYAIAETENQETWTWFLELLKWDIKIERGSSYTFITDKQKALGNAIADNACWFPNAEHRHCVRHLYNNFKAKHPREELKQLVRNAARSSTVVWFNKHMADLRELSERAWSWFQDKNPAQWSRAYFRDETRCDILLNNLCESFNAAIVLVRDKPILTMLENIRMDMMVRQSNRRVACERWKDLVGPRIKKIIDKIGQRAIEYRAHRTGEFIFQITVRFKKQEAALYCNDYLIPSTYMEAYNLIIYHIAGQEDWEPVDYPIAPPLFKQQPGRPEMKRVKEPRERNQTTAPPAHKEGKLPKAGIKTC; encoded by the exons ATGAAGAAATGCAAGCTGGATGTGGGTGTTCAGACCATAACAGcaaagagaaaaacaaagagaCTGAAAGAAGGTCACTACATAGATCAGTACAACAACCTTGTTGCTTACAGGAAGGAATTATTGAGAAGTAATCCGGGTTTAACTGTGGAGATCAAGACTTGTATGGATGGTGACATAAGGAGATTTCAGAGGATGTACATTTGTTTTGCAGCATGCAAGAATGGGTGGATGAATGGTTGCAGGCCTATAATTGGTTTGGATGGgtgtcacataaaagggcaccaTCCTGGACCGCTATTAGCAGCAGTTCACATACATGCAAACAATGGGATGTTCCCAATTGCATATGCCATTGCTGAGACTGAGAACCAAGAAACATGGACTTGGTTTCTTGAGCTGCTGAAATGGGATATCAAGATAGAAAGAGGTAGCAGCTACACATTCATCACAGATAAGCAAAAAGCTCTGGGAAATGCAATTGCAGATAATGCTT GTTGGTTTCCAAATGCTGAACACAGACACTGTGTTAGACATTTGTATAACAATTTCAAGGCCAAGCATCCGAGGGAGGAGCTAAAACAATTGGTTCGGAATGCAGCAAGATCAAGCACTGTGGTGTGGTTCAACAAGCATATGGCTGATTTGAGGGAGCTCAGTGAGAGAGCTTGGAGTTGGTTTCAGGACAAGAATCCAGCACAATGGTCTAGGGCTTACTTCAGAGATGAGACCAGGTGTGACATACTGCTTAACAACCTCTGTGAGTCTTTCAATGCAGCCATTGTGCTAGTTAGAGATAAGCCTATCCTAACAATGTTAGAAAATATTAGAATGGATATGATggtgaggcaatcaaatagaaGAGTGGCTTGTGAAAGGTGGAAGGATTTGGTTGGACCTAGAATCAAGAAGATCATTGACAAGATTGGTCAGAGAGCAATAGAATACAGAGCACATAGAACTGGCGAGTTCATATTCCAGATCACTG TAAGGTTTAAGAAACAGGAAGCTGCATTATATTGTAACGACTATCTTATTCCCTCAACCTATATGGAGGCCTACAACCTCATAATCTACCATATTGCTGGCCAAGAGGATTGGGAACCTGTTGATTACCCCATTGCACCTCCACTTTTCAAGCAACAACCTGGTAGGCCTGAGATGAAAAGGGTGAAGGAACCAAGAGAGAGGAATCAGACCACAGCCCCACCTGCACATAAAGAGGGGAAGTTGCCTAAGGCTGGTATCAAAACATGTTGA